One region of Chryseobacterium sp. C-71 genomic DNA includes:
- a CDS encoding quinone-dependent dihydroorotate dehydrogenase has translation MYKSLIRPFLFKFDPEEVHHFTFSMLKNFGFLTKLFLPKPIEDKRLEREVFGLKFKNPVGLAAGFDKNAVLFNELGDLGFGFVEIGTVTPKAQTGNPKKRLFRLIEDGGIINRMGFNNDGLKAAIEKLKGNKGKIIIGGNIGKNTNTTPENYTQDYLDCFEGLHPYVDYFVLNVSCPNVGSHAKLEDVEYLRELITAVKKINQTKPTQKPILLKIAPDLNNQQLDEIIELIADTKIDGIVVSNTSVNREGLKTSPEVLAEIGNGGLSGKPIRERSTKMIKYLSDKSNRAFPIIGVGGIHSAKDAIEKLNAGATLVQLYTGFIYEGPQLINDINQELLTRASRISR, from the coding sequence ATGTACAAATCGCTCATTCGCCCTTTTCTTTTCAAATTTGATCCCGAAGAAGTTCACCACTTTACTTTTTCGATGCTTAAAAATTTCGGATTCTTAACCAAATTATTTCTACCAAAACCAATTGAAGACAAACGTCTGGAAAGAGAAGTTTTCGGACTGAAATTTAAAAATCCAGTTGGTTTAGCGGCAGGTTTCGATAAAAATGCGGTTTTATTCAACGAATTAGGCGATTTAGGATTCGGATTTGTGGAAATCGGAACGGTAACTCCAAAAGCACAGACTGGAAATCCTAAGAAAAGATTATTTCGTCTGATCGAAGATGGAGGAATCATCAATAGAATGGGTTTCAACAATGACGGATTAAAAGCTGCGATTGAAAAGCTGAAAGGCAACAAAGGCAAGATTATCATCGGTGGAAACATTGGAAAAAATACCAATACAACGCCGGAAAATTATACACAGGATTATCTTGATTGTTTCGAAGGTCTTCATCCTTATGTAGATTATTTTGTTTTGAATGTAAGCTGTCCCAACGTTGGTAGCCACGCAAAACTGGAAGATGTTGAATATCTTAGAGAGCTGATAACTGCCGTTAAAAAAATCAATCAGACTAAGCCCACTCAAAAACCAATTCTTTTAAAAATTGCTCCGGATTTAAACAACCAACAGCTTGATGAGATTATCGAACTGATTGCCGATACAAAAATCGATGGAATTGTGGTTTCAAATACATCCGTGAACAGAGAAGGTTTGAAAACTTCACCCGAAGTTTTAGCAGAAATCGGAAACGGTGGTTTAAGCGGAAAACCTATTCGTGAGCGCAGTACAAAAATGATCAAATATCTTTCAGATAAAAGCAACAGAGCTTTCCCGATCATCGGAGTTGGCGGAATTCATTCTGCAAAAGATGCGATTGAAAAGCTAAATGCAGGTGCAACTTTGGTTCAGTTGTACACCGGATTTATTTATGAAGGTCCACAACTTATCAATGATATTAATCAGGAACTTTTAACGAGAGCGAGTAGAATTTCGAGATAA
- a CDS encoding DUF445 domain-containing protein, with protein sequence MNDELKRKQLNKYKAFATGLFVLMAVIFVVTTILQKTHDSHWIGYVRAFSEAAMVGALADWFAVTALFRYPLGIPIPHTNLIENSKEKLGDNLGSFVVSNFLSPQTIRPYIQKIKISNFVGEWLTKERNQEALIKNLSDIILDILNKLDDSEVSHFISKKVSEMTDDIQLNKILGNGIIYLLDKNDHQKIVTNLSKQIKEYLIENDAMIQERVKKGSYSFIPSFVDNKIAQKIASGLSDFFREVEEDTNHEIRSLITKKIYDFSIDLKEDPKWIDEFKTIKNDFLKTDKLDEYSNDIWLSIKKTLGTELQEEDSSLKKYITKNLNEFSENLKTDENLQNKIDNWVRVTAYKYILKNTHQAGNLISSTVGNWQGKELSEKLELEVGKDLQFIRVNGTLVGGLVGLIIYTISHFFL encoded by the coding sequence ATGAATGATGAACTGAAAAGAAAACAACTCAATAAATACAAGGCTTTTGCCACAGGACTTTTTGTTTTGATGGCCGTCATCTTTGTGGTGACCACCATTCTTCAAAAAACTCACGACTCCCATTGGATTGGCTATGTTCGTGCTTTTTCTGAGGCCGCTATGGTCGGAGCTTTGGCAGATTGGTTTGCAGTAACCGCACTTTTCCGCTATCCCCTTGGGATTCCGATTCCACATACGAATCTTATTGAAAACAGTAAAGAAAAACTTGGTGATAATTTGGGAAGCTTTGTAGTGTCTAATTTCCTATCGCCTCAAACGATTCGCCCTTACATTCAGAAAATTAAAATATCCAACTTTGTTGGTGAATGGCTGACAAAAGAAAGAAATCAGGAGGCTTTAATTAAAAATCTTTCAGACATTATTTTAGATATCCTCAATAAACTCGATGATTCTGAAGTGAGCCATTTTATCAGCAAAAAAGTGAGCGAAATGACGGATGATATTCAGTTAAATAAAATTTTAGGCAACGGAATTATCTACCTTTTAGATAAAAATGACCATCAGAAAATAGTAACCAATCTTTCAAAACAAATCAAAGAATATTTGATAGAGAATGACGCAATGATTCAGGAAAGAGTAAAAAAAGGAAGTTATTCTTTTATTCCGTCGTTTGTAGATAATAAAATTGCGCAGAAAATTGCGAGCGGACTTTCAGACTTCTTCCGAGAAGTAGAAGAAGATACCAATCACGAAATCAGATCTTTAATCACAAAAAAAATCTACGACTTTTCTATTGATTTAAAAGAAGACCCGAAATGGATTGATGAGTTTAAAACCATCAAAAATGACTTTCTGAAGACCGATAAACTAGATGAATATTCAAATGACATCTGGCTTTCCATTAAAAAAACATTGGGTACAGAACTTCAGGAAGAAGATTCTTCATTAAAAAAATACATCACAAAAAACCTCAACGAGTTTTCTGAAAACCTGAAAACCGACGAAAATCTTCAAAATAAAATTGACAATTGGGTACGAGTGACGGCCTACAAATACATCCTTAAAAACACCCATCAAGCCGGAAATCTCATCAGTTCAACCGTTGGAAACTGGCAAGGGAAAGAGTTGAGCGAAAAGCTTGAATTAGAGGTAGGTAAAGACTTACAATTTATCCGTGTGAATGGAACTTTAGTTGGAGGATTGGTTGGTTTGATTATTTATACGATCTCACATTTTTTTCTTTAA
- the msrB gene encoding peptide-methionine (R)-S-oxide reductase MsrB, producing the protein MCSQTQKPVKITPMENTKAKNNPYYSRTDRTKLHVSNDEWKKILLPDLYAIAREAATERPFTGKYNEFDELGEYYCAVCGNHLFRSDSKFSSSCGWPSFFEADKEGTSYNRDSSHGMERIEVVCKRCDSHLGHVFNDGPAPTGTRYCMNSVSLEFVPDSQK; encoded by the coding sequence ATGTGTTCGCAGACTCAAAAACCCGTCAAAATTACTCCTATGGAAAATACTAAAGCAAAAAACAATCCATATTACTCAAGAACTGACCGTACAAAACTGCATGTTTCGAACGACGAATGGAAGAAAATTCTTTTGCCGGATTTGTATGCCATCGCAAGAGAAGCCGCTACAGAAAGACCTTTCACCGGAAAATACAATGAATTTGACGAGTTAGGAGAATATTACTGTGCAGTTTGCGGAAATCATTTATTCCGCTCTGATTCTAAATTTTCATCAAGTTGTGGTTGGCCAAGTTTTTTTGAAGCTGATAAAGAAGGCACGTCTTACAACAGAGATTCTTCTCATGGGATGGAAAGAATCGAAGTAGTTTGCAAACGTTGCGATTCTCATCTAGGTCACGTTTTCAACGATGGCCCGGCTCCTACGGGAACTCGTTATTGCATGAATTCTGTAAGCTTAGAATTTGTTCCTGATTCTCAAAAATAA
- a CDS encoding murein L,D-transpeptidase catalytic domain family protein, giving the protein MKGFYSVLGIVYLISTSFYLAPKKTDNDRITKSTNKIETIIESKSLKNTNKVSSSEELYQSISFENTNKLQFDVFAKALLGFENLKKAGKLSEEAHLLTICDFSLSSNVKRLWVIDTEQRKVLFNSLVAHGKNTGEEFATNFSNTESSLQSSMGFYITESTYNGDNGYSLKLLGMDRGFNDAAYKRAVVMHGADYVSEEFAAAHKRIGRSWGCPAIPRSLTEPIINTIKGKNCLFIYYPDENYLSSSEWLKA; this is encoded by the coding sequence ATGAAAGGATTTTATAGCGTATTAGGCATTGTGTACTTGATTTCTACCTCGTTTTATCTAGCTCCAAAAAAGACAGATAATGATAGAATTACTAAAAGCACAAACAAAATCGAAACTATAATTGAGTCAAAATCTCTAAAAAATACAAACAAAGTGAGTTCTTCTGAAGAACTTTATCAATCTATCTCCTTCGAAAATACCAATAAACTTCAGTTTGATGTTTTTGCAAAAGCACTACTAGGTTTTGAAAATCTTAAAAAAGCCGGAAAACTGAGTGAAGAAGCTCATCTTTTAACCATTTGTGATTTCTCATTATCTTCAAATGTCAAAAGACTTTGGGTAATTGATACTGAACAAAGAAAAGTACTTTTCAATTCATTGGTAGCTCACGGAAAGAATACAGGTGAAGAATTTGCAACTAATTTTTCAAATACAGAAAGTTCACTGCAAAGCAGCATGGGATTTTATATCACAGAATCTACCTACAATGGTGATAACGGATATTCTCTAAAACTTTTAGGAATGGACAGAGGCTTTAATGACGCAGCATATAAAAGGGCTGTTGTGATGCACGGAGCAGATTATGTAAGTGAAGAATTCGCAGCTGCTCACAAAAGAATCGGAAGAAGTTGGGGTTGCCCGGCAATTCCAAGAAGTCTGACGGAGCCAATCATCAATACCATCAAAGGAAAAAATTGTCTTTTCATTTATTATCCTGATGAAAATTATCTTTCCTCTTCGGAGTGGTTGAAAGCATAA
- the fabF gene encoding beta-ketoacyl-ACP synthase II — protein sequence MKRVVITGLGAVTPLGNNVEDFWQNSINGKSGADLIKHFDTEKFKVHFACEVKNFDPKVHLTHNEIKRSDLFTQYAMYSSAEAIQDSGLDFEKMDPFDTGVIWGTGQGGMWTFEHEVMEYAKGGENPRFNPFFVPKFIANMASGMISMKFGLQGINYTTVSACATGNTAIMDAFNYIRLGKAKVIISGGSEAAITPASVGGFSTMKAMSTQNDDFATASRPYDADRDGFVMGEGAGSLVLEEYEHAKARGAKIYAELVGAAMTADAYHMTAPHPEGAGAIKAMQLALEEAGVNAEDINYINPHATSTPLGDLIELNAITKVFKGSTNLDISATKSMTGHLLGAAGAAEAILSIKAIQNGIIPPTINMHNIDERIPRDINIVFNEAKEKEINYALSNAFGFGGHNATLIFKKFK from the coding sequence TTGGCAAAACAGCATCAACGGAAAAAGTGGTGCAGATTTAATCAAACATTTTGATACAGAAAAATTCAAGGTACATTTTGCCTGTGAAGTGAAAAATTTTGACCCAAAAGTTCATCTTACTCATAATGAAATCAAAAGAAGTGACCTTTTTACTCAATATGCCATGTATTCATCTGCAGAAGCGATTCAGGATTCAGGTTTAGATTTTGAAAAGATGGATCCATTCGATACAGGAGTGATCTGGGGAACCGGACAAGGCGGAATGTGGACCTTCGAACACGAAGTAATGGAATATGCAAAAGGAGGAGAAAACCCACGTTTCAATCCTTTTTTCGTTCCTAAATTCATTGCAAACATGGCATCGGGAATGATTTCTATGAAGTTTGGTCTTCAGGGAATCAATTATACTACCGTTTCTGCGTGTGCCACCGGAAATACCGCAATTATGGATGCTTTCAACTATATCAGATTAGGAAAAGCTAAAGTAATCATTAGTGGTGGTTCTGAAGCGGCGATTACTCCAGCCTCAGTGGGTGGATTTTCTACGATGAAAGCCATGTCTACACAAAATGATGATTTCGCTACCGCAAGCCGACCGTATGATGCTGACAGAGATGGTTTTGTAATGGGTGAAGGTGCAGGTTCTTTGGTTCTTGAAGAGTACGAACACGCAAAAGCACGTGGCGCAAAAATATACGCTGAATTGGTTGGTGCAGCAATGACTGCCGATGCATATCATATGACAGCACCTCATCCTGAAGGAGCAGGAGCTATAAAAGCAATGCAACTAGCATTGGAAGAAGCAGGAGTGAATGCCGAAGACATCAATTATATCAATCCGCATGCAACCTCTACTCCACTTGGAGATTTGATTGAATTAAATGCAATTACTAAAGTTTTTAAAGGTAGTACCAATTTAGACATCAGTGCAACCAAATCGATGACCGGTCATTTATTGGGTGCTGCTGGAGCTGCCGAAGCTATTCTTTCTATTAAAGCAATTCAAAATGGGATCATCCCGCCAACGATTAATATGCACAATATTGATGAGAGAATTCCGAGAGATATCAATATCGTCTTTAATGAAGCGAAAGAAAAAGAAATCAATTATGCTTTGAGTAACGCCTTTGGTTTTGGTGGCCACAATGCAACTTTGATTTTTAAAAAATTTAAATAA